A portion of the Podospora pseudoanserina strain CBS 124.78 chromosome 2, whole genome shotgun sequence genome contains these proteins:
- a CDS encoding hypothetical protein (COG:H; EggNog:ENOG503NXTX; BUSCO:EOG092633US): protein MAAPQKTTLQEFESVFPKLEEVLLEHAKSYNLPEKELAWYKKSLEINAVGGKCNRGMSVPDSVSLLLGRPLTEDEYFKSATLGWMTELLQAFFLVSDDIMDSSITRRGKPCWYRHEGVGMVAINDAFMLEAAIYTLLKKYFRDHPRYVDLLELFHEVTFQTEMGQLCDLLTAPEDVVNLDNFSMEKYRFIVIYKTAYYSFYLPVALSLLLLDIATPANLKQAESILIPLGEYFQIQDDYLDNFGLPEHIGKIGTDIMDNKCSWLVNQALAIVTPDQRKILEENYGRKDKAKETVIKKLYDDLKLEQRYQDYEEKFVTEIRERIGQIDEAEGLKKSVFEAFLAKIYKRSK from the exons ATGGCTGCGCCGCAAAAGACCACCCTCCAGGAATTCGAGTCCGTCTTCCccaagctcgaggaggttCTACTCGAGCATGCCAAGTCGTACAATCTCCCCGAGAAGGAGCTCGCTTGGTACAAGAAG TCCCTCGAGATCAATGCCGTCGGCGGCAAGTGCAACCGCGGCATGTCGGTCCCCGActccgtctccctcctcctcggccgccccCTCACCGAAGATGAGTACTTCAAGTCGGCCACCCTCGGCTGGATGACCGAGCTCCTCCaggccttcttcctcgtctcgGACGACATCATGGACTCGTCCATCACCCGCCGCGGCAAGCCCTGCTGGTACCGCCACGAGGGCGTCGGCATGGTTGCCATCAACGACGCTTTCATGCTCGAGGCGGCCATCtacaccctcctcaagaagTACTTCCGCGATCACCCCCGCTAcgtcgacctcctcgagctcttccACGAGGTCACCTTCCAGACCGAGATGGGCCAGCTCTGcgacctcctcaccgcccccGAGGACgtcgtcaacctcgacaactTCTCCATGGAGAAGTACCGCTTCATCGTCATCTACAAGACGGCCTATTACTCCTTCTACCTCCCCGTCGCTCTCTctttgctcctcctcgacatcgccacccccgccaacctcaagCAGGCCGagtccatcctcatccctctGGGTGAGTACTTCCAGATCCAGGACGACTACCTCGACAACTTTGGACTTCCCGAGCACATTGGCAAGATCGGCACCGACATCATGGACAACAAGTGCTCCTGGCTCGTAAACCAGGCTCTTGCCATTGTCACCCCCGACCAGCGCAAGATCCTCGAGGAGAACTACGGCCGCAAGGACAAGGCTAAGGAGACGGTCATCAAGAAGTTGTATGACGATCTCAAGCTTGAGCAGCGCTACCAGGATTATGAGGAGAAGTTTGTCACTGAGATCCGGGAGCGGATCGGCCAGATTGATGAGGCCGAGGGGCTCAAGAAGAGCGTGTTTGAAGCTTTCTTGGCCAAGATTTACAAGCGCAGCAAATAA
- a CDS encoding hypothetical protein (EggNog:ENOG503NUG4) — protein sequence MAATNQTNTIHFSPTLRGSRRHALTGKTGNVWAARLAVDDGWLPASTTSSSMATESSTSTSTSTSTTNSWGVRRGRGGGRRRSRSLSSLLEEMREILPLAVEKGPGSRETARRMTGTAFNPSFELPPLQPLLLPQPLSLRKDGGNRAQPRLVGADDVNNKFRLAGHTPHNNLTEKLACLSRPSPAPASTLPGPVNGNGNSNKKIDVRSKPLPSPPSPSSQPSQQLQPSSPLSDININQQQHQQHETRRRHETLQFVRGEHEVARLEAETNGTLAEQRKSDCDVQQQAHQHLQLSAVPPLTPLSATSPMGFSPMLDKFFSSDRRRRKSKTSPSTSPDSTPTTSQKTASPVSPNSSLSQWSFFSSKDKEKDITSQTAGSQSPAQKIMPRHYIKAGGQTSTGARDSLTILCKNDFVDVAISRETTAHDVLVELKSLEQLAELSSGVLIEQYNAFGLERPLRRQERLRRVMDTWGPDSKNTLALSHDGPPHGLKLDLEGAPQTREAPPGFCLFMYYRGPGPKFKWVKRYIILYEDGRMIASKSSNPKRGDKDVVAICHLSDYDMYHPTEAQLRRHLKPPKRNVIAMKSQERINTFENTDKYVQYVSAEDKEIIRRFQSHVQAWRNWHLAKSLLREPEPEKPPQIMTVAAEPRRTVKEVGLGNGHKTRISVDESPYTIGAFKPLIDLDRFNKSIDDFGKDWTLVDGAERNDPSAAAAFPESSLLGAAYEERKQQLESKSATVAGTAGAGGRRAFPPIPAAGESGGSGSCFVDHSRTVSATDRRPQSPDSVRSIPRDAIPSTSTAARGRNEQVGWFASAAEHSRQQRSLIEQQQQQQQQQQQLYHQQSMPPQILMQRRPSTSAGSRMMGGLGRSVSQRRSHGNSLGSGGGVGHPVPLPQQQQFNQPASNPQPRRPMRQQPQPLLDLTPEFQEAPQWSRENKGRAVKPQDGRPLVDLATGPALVSGAAKIEQPPKALIHRSEQQALMMQRQQQQQQQQQQLGMRPGTSAGLQNSMVLGRRGTVRSSGGGIRPGTSDTMRSGGGYPPGGDYGRQRGMSLAGQGGGGGFVDNNGLGTQPDPRVMQYVLQQQKELQKQQQEGTRMGRLRTTSGGSQPQ from the exons atggcagccaccaaccagaccaacaccatccactTCTCACCAACACTCAGAGGCAGCAGACGCCATGCCCTGACGGGCAAGACGGGGAATGTTTGGGCGGCCAGGCTTGCAGTAGACGATGGCTGGCTGCCCGCTAGCacaaccagcagcagcatggcaACCgagagcagcaccagcaccagcaccagcaccagtaCCACAAACAGCTGGGGggtgagaaggggaaggggagggggcaggAGACGGTCTCGCTCGCTCTCGTcgctgctggaggagatgcGGGAGATACTGCCATTGGCTGTTGAGAAGGGACCTGGAAGCAGAGAAACTGCAAGACGGATGACTGGAACTGCCTTCAACCCATCGTTCGAGCTCCCGCCTCTTCAGCCTCTCCTGCTGCCGCAGCCCCTGTCGTTGAGAAAGGACGGGGGGAATCGTGCTCAACCCAGACTCGTCGGTGCCGATGACGTGAATAATAAGTTCAGGCTGGCGGGGCACACGCCGCACAACAACCTTACCGAGaagcttgcttgcttgtcCCGCCCATCACCTGCACCTGCCAGCACCCTCCCAGGCCCGGTTAATGGTAATGGTAATAGTAATAAGAAGATTGATGTCCGGAGCAAACCACTGCCgtcaccaccgtcaccatcGTCCCAACCGTCccaacaacttcaaccaTCGTCACCTTTGTcagacatcaacatcaaccagcagcaacaccagcagcacgaAACACGGCGCAGGCACGAGACGCTGCAGTTTGTCCGCGGGGAGCACGAGGTGGCACGGCTGGAAGCCGAAACGAACGGGACCCTTGCCGAACAGCGGAAGTCAGACTGCGACGTCCAACAGCAGGCGCACCAGCACCTGCAGCTATCCGCGGTACCGCCGCTCACGCCCCTTTCAGCAACGTCCCCCATGGGATTCAGTCCGATGCTGGACAAGTTTTTTTCTTCCGATCGTCGACGACGCAAGTCCAAGACCTCGCCTTCTACCTCTCCGGATTCCACTCCAACCACCTCACAGAAAACCGCTTCGCCCGTCTCACCCAAttcctccctttcccagTGGTCGTTTTTTTCATcaaaggacaaggagaaaGACATCACCAGCCAAACCGCTGGCAGCCAATCCCCGGCTCAGAAAATCATGCCTCGACATTACATCAAGGCAGGTGGACAGACGAGCACTGGCGCACGAGAT TCGCTCACCATTTTGTGTAAGAACGACTTTGTGGATGTTGCCATTAGTCGCGAAACCACAGCACACGATGTACTCGTGGAGCTGAAGTCTCTGGAGCAGTTGGCAGAATTATCGTCTGGTGTCCTGATTGAACAGTACAATGCTTTCGGCCTCGAAAGACCGCTGCGGCGACAGGAGCGACTGCGCCGTGTGATGGACACTTGGGGCCCAGACTCGAAAAACACACTCGCCCTGTCTCATGATGGCCCACCACACGGCTTGAAGCTGGATCTCGAAGGTGCGCCCCAGACTCGCGAGGCACCACCGGGCTTTTGCTTGTTCATGTATTATCGGGGCCCAGGTCCGAAATTCAAATGGGTGAAGCGGTATATCATACTGTATGAGGACGGGAGAATGATTGCTTCGAAATCTAGCAACCCAAAACGTGGCGACAAGGACGTTGTGGCTATATGCCATCTCTCAGATTACGACATGTACCACCCGACGGAAGCTCAGCTGAGGAGACACCTgaaaccaccaaaaagaaacgtCATCGCCATGAAGAGCCAGGAGAGAATCAACACGTTTGAAAACACGGACAAGTATGTGCAGTATGTCTCTGCCGAAGACAAGGAGATTATCAGAAGGTTTCAGAGTCATGTACAGGCCTGGAGGAACTGGCACCTGGCCAAGAGTCTGCTGAGAGAGCCCGAGCCCGAAAAACCACCACAAATCATGACCGTGGCAGCCGAGCCAAGGAGGacggtgaaggaggttgggTTAGGAAACGGGCACAAAACAAGAATATCAGTGGACGAATCGCCTTACACCATTGGAGCGTTTAAACCGCTGATCGATCTCGACCGGTTCAACAAGTCAATCGACGATTTTGGCAAGGATTGGACACTGGTTGACGGCGCCGAGAGGAATGAtccatctgctgctgccgctttTCCCGAAAGCTCGCTGCTTGGCGCGGCATATGAAGAGCGaaagcagcagctggagTCCAAGTCGGCAACGGTAGCCGGAACAGCAGGTGCTGGTGGTAGGCGAGCAtttccccccatcccggCGGCGGGCGAGAGTGGTGGGAGCGGTAGTTGTTTTGTCGACCACTCGAGGACTGTTTCAGCTACAGACCGGCGACCGCAAAGCCCAGATTCTGTTCGGTCGATTCCTAGGGACGCCATTCCTAGTACTAGCACGGCCGCTAGAGGGAGAAACGAGCAAGTTGGTTGGTTTGCTTCTGCGGCGGAGCATTCAAGACAGCAACGCAGCCTtattgagcagcagcaacaacaacaacagcagcagcagcagctaTATCATCAGCAGTCGATGCCACCTCAGATTTTGATGCAACGGCGCCCTAGTACGAGTGCAGGATCTCGAATGATGGGCGGTCTTGGACGGTCAGTATCTCAGCGGAGATCACATGGTAACAGTTtgggtagtggtggtggtgttggtcaTCCTGTACCGcttcctcaacagcagcagtttAACCAGCCAGCGTCGAACCCACAGCCCCGTCGACCAATGaggcagcagcctcaacccctccttgaTTTGACCCCCGAATTTCAGGAAGCGCCGCAGTGGTCGAGGGAGAATAAAGGACGGGCGGTGAAGCCTCAGGATGGGAGACCGTTGGTTGATTTGGCCACCGGGCCGGCGTTGGTTTCGGGCGCGGCGAAGATTGAGCAGCCCCCCAAGGCGTTGATTCATCGGAGCGAGCAGCAGGCTTTGATGATGcagagacagcagcagcagcagcagcagcagcagcagctgggcATGAGACCTGGGACTAGTGCTGGGCTGCAAAATAGCATGGTgttgggaagaagggggacgGTGAGGAGTAGTGGTGGAGGGATAAGGCCGGGAACTAGTGATACGATGAGGAGTGGAGGCGGCTACCCACCAGGAGGGGACTATGGAAGGCAAAGGGGGATGTCGCTTGCTGGgcagggcggtggtggtgggttcgTGGATAATAATGGGCTGGGAACGCAGCCAGATCCGAGAGTGATGCAATATGTTTTGCAGCAACAGAAGGAGttgcagaagcagcagcaggaggggactcggatggggaggttgaggaccACGAGTGGTGGGAGTCAACCTCAGTAA
- a CDS encoding hypothetical protein (COG:S; EggNog:ENOG503P40E), producing the protein MRLFSTMTLALAWIGSALAEPKVTFINQDNKHRTIVFTPSVPHKEIKPLRVPAHQEITQSFPHGWIGNWWSVTDGKPWIPGMLGEVTFNGYMGLTFFDVSAIVNDRDTSGVKMMWPRKSASVTSGCDVFSCGNEYTYPDEVQTKATNEDHLMCSLGDGVSPVYPRGAKKWKKEARRQGEEEEVVVVKPSSKPKPSAVPTTPAKEQEQEGFSSGGENTYNGDNDNLYRHRRHRYYRPGNLGE; encoded by the coding sequence ATGAGGCTCTTCAGCACAATGACGCTGGCCCTGGCCTGGATTGgctccgccctcgccgagcCCAAGGtcaccttcatcaaccaagaCAACAAGCACCGCACCATCGTCTTCACCCCCAGCGTCCCCCACAAGGAAATCAAGCCCCTCCGCGTCCCCGCCCACCAAGAGATCACCCAGTCCTTCCCCCACGGCTGGATCGGCAACTGGTGGTCCGTCACCGACGGCAAACCTTGGATCCCCGGCATGCTGGGCGAGGTCACCTTCAACGGCTACATGGGCCTGACCTTCTTTGACGTCTCCGCCATCGTCAACGACCGCGACACCAGCGGCGTCAAGATGATGTGGCCCAGGAAGTCGGCCAGCGTCACCTCGGGCTGCGACGTCTTCTCCTGCGGGAACGAGTACACCTACCCCGACGAGGTGCAGACCAAGGCCACCAACGAGGACCACCTCATGTGCAGTCTGGGTGACGGTGTCAGCCCTGTCTACCCTCGTGGTGCGAaaaagtggaagaaggaggcgcggaggcagggggaggaggaggaggtcgtcgTGGTCAAGCCCTCCTCTAAGCCCAAGCCTTCCGCggtccccaccaccccagccaaGGAGCAAGAACAAGAGGGCTTCAGCAGTGGCGGTGAAAACACCTACAAcggcgacaacgacaacctcTACcgacaccgccgccaccgctaTTACCGCCCCGGCAACCTCGGCGAGTAG
- the cut23 gene encoding Anaphase-promoting complex subunit 8 (BUSCO:EOG092613S3; EggNog:ENOG503NU5Y; COG:D; COG:O): MGLSAKDALQLRDTLQIAVVKCSERCLYHAAKWAAELLDALPQPSAADFKATQDLPSSYIHPAFTPNHDPAEAALEAKELSRYLLAKSLFDCKEFDRCAAVFLPESSLAEMLGTKVDDATTTEGREKQRSSVVLPSERALPQISQKSLFLALYAKMISGEKRKEEESEMIMGPQDLGTITNKQLAVISRFLTKWFDQRKSEGGDVAPSQGFLEYLYGMVLVKEKNDKAALQYLVESVQLFPWNWGAWMEITNLITRVEQLNEVTPKLPQNIMSFIFHAHASINLYQQGGEIANALNDLLVVFPTSSFLLTDKALLYYHSKDLVAAEQEFSQLLGLHPQRIDALDHYSNILYVLNLRPKLAFLAHLCSSIDTFRPESCVVIGNYYSLLSCHDKAVHYFRRALMLDRSCLSAWTLMGHEYVELKNTHAAIESYRRAVDVNRRDYRAWYGLGQTYEVLEMHAYALWYYKKAAGLRPWDGKMWQAVGSCLQKMGRDKDGIKALKRALLADSYYDSSASSFGSTGTIDRMTQMDPEVLLQIAAMYDRMEEEEEAKAYMELCVAQEDGGVTNDQGPGLGDSIGVRADSPGSDDGEGGGERVAAGEGTGVTVATSKARMWLAKYAMRVEDYETANRLATELCQDGVEVEEAKALIREARSRMEQTSMMES; the protein is encoded by the exons atgggCCTCTCTGCAAAGGATGCTTTGCAACTACGAGATACGCTGCAAATAGCAGTGGTAAAATGCTCCGAAAGATGTCTTTACCACGCTGCCAAATG GGCGGCCGAACTCCTCGATGCGCTTCCTCAACCATCTGCTGCCGACTTTAAAGCAACGCAAGACTTACCATCGTCTTACATTCATCCCGCTTTCACACCAAATCATGATCCTGCCGAAGCGGCTCTCGAAGCCAAGGAGCTCAGCCGTTACCTTCTCGCCAAATCGTTATTCGACTGCAAGGAGTTCGACAGATGTGCCGCCGTATTCCTTCCCGAGTCTTCATTGGCAGAGATGTTGGGGACAAAAGTAGACGATGCCACCACTACGGAAGGTAGAGAAAAGCAGAGGTCTTCGGTTGTTCTACCTTCGGAGAGAGCTTTACCTCAGATCAGCCAAAAAAGCTTATTTCTCGCGCTGTATGCAAAAATGATCTCGGGCGAGAAGcgaaaggaggaggaatctGAAATGATCATGGGGCCGCAAGACTTGGGGACGATTACGAACAAACAGCTGGCCGTGATCAGTCGGTTCCTCACAAAGTGGTTCGACCAGCGAAAGTCGGAGGGAGGCGATGTTGCGCCCAGCCAGGGCTTTCTCGAGTATCTCTACGGCATGGTtttggtgaaggagaagaacgACAAGGCTGCTTTGCAGTATTTGGTTGAAAGTGTGCAACTATTTCCGTGGAACTGGGGTGCCTGGATGGagatcaccaacctcatcaccagagTTGAACAGCTGAACGAAGTAACACCAAAGCTACCCCAGAACATCATGTCTTTCATCTTTCACGCCCATGCTTCGATCAACCTTTACCAGCAAGGCGGTGAGATCGCCAATGCTCTGAACGACTTGCTGGTCGTGTTCCCAACATCCTCGTTCCTTTTAACCGACAAAGCACTGCTATATTATCACTCGAAAGATCTTGTAGCAGCCGAGCAAGAATTCAGTCAGCTACTTGGACTTCATCCCCAGAGGATAGATGCCCTGGACCATTATTCCAACATTTTATATGTTTTGAACCTCCGACCAAAGCTGGCCTTTTTGGCCCATCTATGCTCTAGCATTGATACGTTTCGTCCAGAGTCTTGCGTCGTTATTGGTAATTACTACTCTCTACTCTCTTGCCACGACAAAGCAGTCCACTACTTCCGTCGGGCTCTCATGTTGGACCGCTCATGTCTTTCCGCGTGGACACTCATGGGGCATGAGTATGTAGAGTTGAAGAATACTCACGCAGCCATCGAATCCTACCGAAGAGCGGTAGACGTCAACCGGAGGGACTACCGCGCCTGGTACGGCCTTGGCCAGACATATGAAGTACTCGAAATGCACGCGTATGCACTATGGTACTACAAGAAGGCCGCTGGTCTGCGTCCCTGGGACGGCAAGATGTGGCAGGCGGTGGGTTCGTGCTTGCAAAAGATGGGCCGCGACAAAGACGGCATCAAGGCGCTCAAGAGAGCTCTGCTTGCGGATTCCTACTACGATTCGTCAGCAAGTAGCTTTGGAAGCACAGGGACGATCGATCGGATGACGCAGATGGATCCTGAGGTCCTGCTGCAAATAGCGGCAATGTATGATCggatggaggaagaagaggaggctaaGGCGTACATGGAGTTGTGCGTTGCtcaggaggatggcggggttaCCAATGATCAAGGACCAGGTCTAGGAGATTCCATCGGCGTCCGCGCTGATAGCCCAGGCTcagatgatggggaaggcGGAGGGGAAAGGGTAGCGGCTGGTGAGGGGACAGGGGTTACGGTGGCAACGAGCAAGGCCCGGATGTGGTTGGCGAAATATGCCATGAGGGTGGAGGACTACGAGACGGCGAATCGTCTCGCGACGGAGCTTTGCCAGGATGgcgttgaggtggaggaagccaAGGCGCTGATACGGGAAgcgaggtcgaggatggAACAGACGAGTATGATGGAGAGCTAG